The Ooceraea biroi isolate clonal line C1 chromosome 3, Obir_v5.4, whole genome shotgun sequence genome contains the following window.
TTTATTAGCCTTTTCAATTTGAGAAAGTATTCATTTGTCTGGAATGGAACGTGGTAATGCGATGTCAGTATGATGGTTGTAACATGTTTGTTTTTATGAGTTATTAACAGCGTTAATCAACATGTATTAAATTCCTCTCTGCTCAATGTACTGTGCGGACGCATTCGCAGCGTAATTTGTATTTGAAATCAGGTTTCAAGGACCAGCTCGATAAATCGCCGTAAATCTCGCGTACGGTGCGCTCACCGTGGCGGTGTTAGCGAAACGCGCGACGAATTGGCTCATACTCATTTCATTTCCATATTCGCTCATTTCTTTCTAGCGCCGGGAATGGAGAGGTCACTCGCACTCGAGAAAAACACACCCACAGCGATCGATTTCCCCTTCACTGGGAAAAGCGAACGCGAACCCTGCACTATTGATACCTTCGCTTCGATCCGAGCGACGCGTGTCATTTATCAGCTTTCGTTGAATTGTTGAGAAAGACGTGGTGTTCCGTTCGTTTCTCTCTTAAACGTTGCTCGTTAAAGCAAATTAATACATAAGTGCCATACTGAGAACACAAATGACGAAATAAAACCAAAAATGAACAAATATCTCAAGAAAGCCATTTTCCTTGAACTCGAGCTTAcaacaaaatagaaataatgtgCCATTATCCCGCCCGAAGGCCGACAGATGAAAACTAAATTTAGAACAGGATAAAAACGCAGTGCGGATTTTTACCTTGCTTCATCAGCGAAGACAAACTTCCGGAGCTTGAGGTCTCTCAGCACGACTCCATACTCGTGACAAGTCGCCACAGCCCTGGCCGCCTGCCGGAAGAGCCGCCTCGCCTCGGGCTCGCGTAGCCTCCTGCGTGCCCTTACGTAGGCGTGCAGGTCGCCGTGGTGGCCCTCCAAGAGGAGATAGCGCCGACCTCCAGGTGCCTCCACCACGCCCGCCACGCCGCTCGCCGCGCCGGTGCCCTCCAGACGAAGGTGGGCCTGCAGCAACGCCTCGCAACCTTTGTCGCCCACGGTCAGCGCCTGCAATCCGGAAGTGCAACGTGATTATCAACATATTCAAGCCGGAAGTCAGtctaaaaaaatgttgctgGAAATAGAGTGTTTGTTCTGTAATTTCATGCACTCTTGGACATATCGTTCATCCAAACTACATCTTGAGGCTTGGATTGTTGGAATGAAAACGATGGATCTTTTTTAGACTCGAGCGTTTTTGACAGAAATTCGATATTGGTATTTTTTTTCGGTCGTCTGATTTCGGAACAGGCCGGAATGAAACGTCGCTCagcattttcaattatttcaaccGGATATCCTTGAGGAGGCAATATTAACTCGGCGGACTTTGGCAGATCATGAAGGCGATCGTGATTCCTTCAGACACCAGATATAATACAATCGGATGCGCGATTGATAAAGTTACATCCGCGTCTCGCTCTGAATATAATTGACGCAAAacctatttttttaatcaatatccGCTTCTCATTTCGAGCATCGATATCGAACTAGCTTAATATATTAGATGTGTACATTAATAGAgaatctattgggttggccaaaaagtaattgcgtttttttccaatagatggacatacatgtcttgaaatgtaactaacttcattctaaaccgcaaattcattatgtaggttaacaactcacagttcaagcttgttttacaaaaagaaagtacacgatttcgttaacaattgtttgtttgccgtcgatttctaaatggaaaatcaaaaagaacattttcgtcatattttcttttattacttccgaaaagggaaaaacgctgtgcaagctcataaaaagttatgtcatgtatatggcgaagatgctttaaaactgcggcagtgtcaaaattggtttactaaatttcgatctggagattttaatgtgaaaaatgcaccacgctcaggaaggccaatcgaaattgatgatgacaaaataaaggcactgatcgattccaatcggcgtttaacgacacgagagattgctgagaatcttaacatatcgaaatcgagtgttgaaaaccatttaaaacgacttggatacattagtaagctcgatatttcggtagcacatgagctcaaagaaattcatctcactaagcgtattgacatctgcgattctcttttgaaacgtgaggaaaatgatccatttttgtaacgtatgataacaggcaaCGAAagatggatcgtctacaacaacgtcaaacgaaaaagatggtggagcaagcgtgatgaacctgctgaaagcacttgaaaagcagatattcaccaaagaaagattatgctgtcagtctggtgggactttaaaggtattgtgtattttgagctgcttgcaaggaatcaaaccattcattcagacgtatactgtcgtcaactggataaattaaatgatgccatcaaacagaaacgtcgagaattggtgaatcgcaaaggtgttgtgtttcaccatgataacgctagaccacgtacaagtttggtcactcgtgaaaaattgttgcagcttggatgggatgtgttaccacatccaccatattcgccagacctggcaccatcagattaccatttgtttcgttctttgcaaaacgcctcgaatggtaaaaccttgactgctgatgaggatatcaaatcgttcttggaattgttttttgctgaaaaagataagtacttttttgagcgcggaatcatgaagttgcctgaaaaatggcaaaagataatcaaacaaaatggacaatatattgtttaataaagtttttgtttcccatgaaaaattcgccttttatttatataaaaaaaaaaacgcaattactttttggccaacccaatagcaAAACTGAAATCAGTTcgagagataaaaattaattatatgatatattaatttatatatgcattaaaaaacatttttctttcaccGGTGCTAATAAATATTCCGCGCGTTACGAAAACTGTACTACACAAACGAAATCGTCGATTACTCTTGAAATTCTGCTCGTCCAGCTGTTCATCTCTCCTGGCTCGTGTCGAAACGTGACACCATTTCGACATTCGAGTCCCATTAGTTTAATAAGAGCACTGTGCGTTCTTTACGAAATCGCCCCGATCGGCCATCGATTGCCGCTTTTGTAATACTCTGTAACttaaaggaaaagaaacagaaaaaaggaCGTCGAAAACTCGTTCGCTCGCGGTAAAATTGTACACGGACATTCAAATGAGGGAAGATAAGACAAGGAAAAGAGAACTTGCAGCACACCTGGCGAGGCGTTAGCGGCACGTTCACCAGCTGCGATACTTGCCAGGCGtgatacaatttaatatacagATACTAAATAGCGAGCATCAGTCAATGTTAATCAGTCAATGTTTCTCGGGCCAGCAGCGGGTCGACCCGAATCCGTCAACTCGCTCAAGCCTCGCGATGAATAACGCAGGTTGATCCGAAACGCGAATAACGATACGTGCTTTATTCGTTCGCGCCATTGCCCTTGAACGCTTTTACTACTAAGGGGTTAATGGCATCAGCCCAGAGCGGTGCGCTCGGGCCTCACCGCTCTCCGGGATGACTATGACCCCCATTCCCTTTTCGAAATCGCGGGCTCTCGCAAAAGCGGACACGCGGACGCGCTTGCGAAAACCCGCGTCACGCGACGCTTCTCGTGTGTAAtcgtcaattaaattaaacggcCGTGGCTCAAAGAAGCGATTATGAATAACGGACGCAGCCGTGATATGTGACGGATATGCGCGGGGGGCCGGCGAGGGGGGTACACGCGCACACGCATACGGGTACGAGGTGACACAGCCTTGTATTTGTTCGCGGCGCGGATGATGTAAGCGGCTCATTGTATAACGTGCGGCGATCGTAAAATGTTAATGGAAACGCGgcaggggggggggagggggggtaCATACACGCCGCGGACCTCCGCGATACGTTACATGCCGCTTATTAATCCTTTCGAGCGATTTTTATCTGGTGCCTTGCACAAAAGGGAAAGACAGGCGAAGTCCGTTCGATCGATCGCTCGTCCGGTGAATTCGAAATCGAGAGACGCGACAGGCAAATGCACGACACGGCGCATAAGCAAGGGTATACGAGTAAACGCAAGTGCACTCGATGGCAGGAAGCGGCGAATATCTGCATGCATATTTGCACATCGCGCGGATAACGAAACCCGTTTATCAGCGCAATAGCGTAATCCAAATCCAACGGCGGCGCTCGGCAACGGTTGCTCAATGGGGTACATCCGGATTACTTGGCAGAATACGTCAATCGCTAAACAGGTCTGCCTAAATTTGCACGCCCGACGAGCCTGTTGCCTTTACCGACGCGCGAGATGTTCCATTAAATTCGAGATTTTTCTGAAAGGATTTTTCTGTCGCGACAGAAATCGCTTTTTCCTTCCTCTCGATTGGGAAAGCAGATCGCGCTCTGGTGAGAGGATTAATTGGATCTTCCTCGCGGGAAGTCGTAAACCGCTCGTCGAACAAGTGCATCAAGTCGGTTACGTCGCCGTCGATCTCGCAACGAGCTTCACGGTGGCGGCTTCGATCGACCCGAACATTAGCGGACCGTTACGTCCGCGTGTGCTCCATTATATAACGCCACAGTAGTTGGATGGAAACTCGGCAGCTGCAGTGCGCCGCGGATGCATCCACGTGCGATGGTGCGCCGTCGCCGATATACCGCATTATATGGCAAAAGGTCGATCCAGGTACTGCCGCCGAACAGACCGCGCTACTTCGGCTCATTTACCGTGCTATTTAATCAACTAATCTCGTTACGTGGTCGATTGATCATAACACTAATCTTCGACTTGCTGCTACGTTTTCATCTTTTTGCCCGGTTTTGTAATGGTACCCGTAGCTAAATCTGCGCTCGAATGTGTATCCGAGAAATCTTTCAGAAAATAGGGGTGTTAGTATTCTCGTCCAAAAGTATAAACActatcatatatttaaaaaaaactatacAGTCTATGACTTTTATGGACTTCTGCTACTAATACCACAAACGCAACCTGAACTTGTCCGACTATACATCCCCCATCAATAACTAAGATGTTTATCAAGATCTGCAAAGAATGTAGAAGAAACGGGCGACTGTGGGGCATCTGAACAGTCCATATCTCCTAGCCACCACGACAATATCGAGGATACGCAGGGGGACCTCGGTACTGACCTTGGCGACGAGTTGCTGACCGCTGTGCACGTCGACGCATCGATAAAGAGCGCTACCCTCGGCCGGGCCAAGAAGCAGGAATCGATCCCCCAGTATAGTCGGTCCCCCGTGGAGGTCCGTGGGCACCGATTCGCAGCTGGGAAACGCGCAGCTCGGCGGTACCACCGCGCTGCTCTCGTCGCCGGCCGGCTGCTGCTGgcgatgctgctgctgctgttgctgcagcTGCTGGTGGACGACGTCCTGGCCGCCGTTGAGACCGACCGGGAACTTGCCATTGTTGCTGCGGGTCGGTACTTGCAGATGCAGTGGATGCTGCCTGGCCACTCTCATGTTGCGGTTCCTCCGTTCAAacccgcgtgcgcgcgcgcacacagacacacacacacacgcacgcacacgtgtaTATAGCCACGTATCACGTGTACCACACAGCCGACGATTTATCACACACACGGACGCCTGTGCCGTCGTCCAACCAGCGCGCCTTTAAACGCCTCGTGAAACTGTCTCGCGCGAATCCCGGTTGCGTTTGAACGCACTTCGCGTCACCTGGATTCGGCGCGCTGGATGCTCTGATCGCGCGCCGGCATCTGACACGGAGCACGGAGATGACGGATCCCACACACGGCGGGTCCTTGGCTCCCTCTAAATCTAACGGGTTTGACTATATAGTTAGAAATATCACTTGTGCTTTCGGGGAGGTCCCGCGCAGCGTCGTCTCGCAGTCTCGCCGCGCCGGGTCCTTGGACGGAGAGAGATCTTCGTGGGTAATCAGTCGGTCGCTCTCGGGAGCTGATCCTGCAACATGGGGGAAACGAGGGCACGATTAGACGTGGGTCGCTCGCGTCGATCATTGACCTCTTCAGTTTGGGAATGCGGTTCTATGTTACTTAGGGCGCGGTGCGAACATTTACTTCGGTATCTGGGCTGCCACCTCCTCGAATTGGGAGCTGATCAACATACGCGACGACGCATTTTACAATCGCGTCGAATGCAAGCGCGATACCGGAGAAGCAGAGGGAATCGAGCGGTCGCGTTCAGCATCGGGATCGCAGCTCCGAGTGGCGGACGCGAACACCGGATCACGGTGAACCGGCGCACACTTTCACATCCTCCTCTCGCACGCGCGCCGCTACATATCccgatataaaaagaagaaaatcttatccccccccccccgataATCCGCGCAGGTGGCCCTGGCCAAAATAGCAGAAGAGGCATGGCGCACCTACACCACAATTACGCCTACGTGTCGTGaagttgcgcgcgcgcgacgaagacgacgacgacaatagTTCCGTTCGCAAAGTCCATAATATGATTCACGGACAATTTCAAAAGCCGGCGTTTCGACATTTCTGCCTCGTGCGCAATTCCTACGGTTACGGAGTCGTCTCGAGAGGGGAACGCGGACCCCGTAAGGTCAGGGATATGGCCGGGGGACAGGGACGTCGACGTGCCTCCTGCTGCCCCGGGTCAATTTCTGGCGTCTCTCCCCGATGCAAGGCAGCGTTAATCGCTCGTTCAATTCAATcggttctcttttcttcttttcgcccTTTTTTCGTGAAGGCAAAATGTACCGGTATAGGAAAAATGAAGTAAGTGCTTTTGCGATCACTCGCGGATAAATTTGAAAGAGAGTGATGCAAATCTCTCGTGGTAGTTTCGTGAAACGATTCCGACGTGCAATATAACGCAGGGCGTAATCCGTCGTCGTGCGCGAACGATACTTTACGTAATGCACTTTGttacaccgcgcgcgcgggcgcggaAACGGAGCTGAGATTGCTCGTAATGTATTCTCGTAATAAAATCCCGACGACTTTCGTCGTCGCGTTACGAAATCGCGACTGATTGCTCTCGTTCCGGGATACGAGGCTCTGCGACGGAGATGTCTACAGCCGGCACTGGAAGAAGGTAACTCGGCGACGAAGAGAATTACGTGACGGTTTTATGAATGATCGGGTgcacggagaaagagagagggagagatttGCGCCCTGGGACAAGTCCCCTAAAGCGCTTAACCAAGATAAATACAAGCGTTCGTTACAAATTTCTTgcaactaaataaaataaaacaaataaaataataaaataaaatggaataatataaagaactACTGAACATGATATACAATATTGTAAGCATAGTGATATTAAACTTAATtgcaattacaattaaaattattacatagatagaattatattatacatagacCCTGCAATACACTCTACCACCTTTACACTCTCCTACCATgctattaagaaaatatttatgaagtcTTACTTTAAAGCCTAGTACCGCCGTATCTGCAGATCTAACATCACGAGGCAGACTATTCCATAATACAACAGCCAAGCATCTAAaagatttcttataaaattcaGCCCtgcacagagaaagagagagaa
Protein-coding sequences here:
- the LOC105276997 gene encoding tribbles homolog 2, encoding MRVARQHPLHLQVPTRSNNGKFPVGLNGGQDVVHQQLQQQQQQHRQQQPAGDESSAVVPPSCAFPSCESVPTDLHGGPTILGDRFLLLGPAEGSALYRCVDVHSGQQLVAKALTVGDKGCEALLQAHLRLEGTGAASGVAGVVEAPGGRRYLLLEGHHGDLHAYVRARRRLREPEARRLFRQAARAVATCHEYGVVLRDLKLRKFVFADEARTRLRLESLEDAVIVENDDDKLTDRRGCPAYVAPEVLRSGRAYSGKAADIWSLGVLVYTMLVGRYPFNDAEHASLFAKISRGQFAVPEGLSPRAKCLIRSLLRKEPSERPYAEDVLLHPWLSKPLRLCTPTSGSRSSCQDQLVPELPTNPQQD